The nucleotide sequence GCAGGGGTAGGGGAGGAGGTGGTGGCAATGGGGGTCCTTTGTGATCCTTTGTGGCAGGTTGGGCAGTGAAGCTAGGGGCCTTGCAGGGTGGCCGGGGACAGGGGGCCTTAGGGAAGGCACGGAGCAGGGTAGTGGGCAATCGTTGGCTGGTGAAGACCAAGCCCTGCACAGGCTCACCCAGCTGGTAGCCCAGGTGGGTGTAGAAGTGCAGCTGGTCATGAGTAGTGAGATGCAGCCGGCGGAAGCCCCGGGCCCGAGCAAAGACCTCCAGACCCTCCATGAGGCGGCGGCCAAAGCCACGGCCCCTCAGCGCCCGGGCTACCACTACTGTCTCTACTAAGAGGCTCTGAGGCCGGTCCAGTACCCGTGATAAGCGGGCATGGCCCACCACAATGGGGGCTGCTTCAGGTGTGGGGTGGGAACTCAGGAGCATCAAGCAGAGGGGGAAGGCATCTGAGGACTGGCCCAGAGAGTGTAGGCGGGAGGCACGGCTGCGGGGCCACTGGTCATTGATGAGGTCAGCACAAGCATCCAAGAGCTCAGGTCGGCAGTGCACAGGCTCCAGGGTCAACTCGGCCAGGTTGGGGGCTGGGATCTCCTTTGCCTGGCGTTCAGGATCCAGGGTAAGCTCAGCTGGGCCAGGACTGAGGTTCATCTCTCAATGGTATGTGGAATCCAGGGTCAACTCAGCTAGCCTGGGGCTCAGAGACAGCTCTGGTTGGTGTGCAGGATCCAGGGTTAGTTTAGCCGGGCTGGTACTCAGGATCTGCTCCATCCAGTGCGCAGGGTCTAGGGTAGGGGACAGCTTGGCTGGGCCAGGGCTCAGAGTCAGTTCTTGCCTACACATAGGATCCAGGCTCAGGCTGGGAGCCAAGGCCACCTCCTGTTAGGCTGCAGGTGGTTCAGTGCCAGGCTGGAGGTTAAGGCCACAGTCTCTAGACAGTGGCCTTTCCTTAGACCACAAGGGCTCCCCTCCTGTAGATAACAGCCATGCTGGGCTGTGTCAGGAGGATACGATTGGGACAAGGAAGGATAATGAGTGCAAAGGGGACAGTGTATCCTAGAACAGGAGAGTGGTGGGCAGTGCCTGTTTCACACTCACCTGTGGTACAGGTGGCCTGAAAGAGACCCATCTCCTGGGGGAGAGGACTCAGGTGGAAAGCAGGATGGATGGATCCAGGTATCCTGCCCCACACTGGAGGGAGGCTGAAGGTGATGAGTGCTGAAGGCTGGGACAAAACCCAGGAGTCCCAGACCCTGCCTGATCTGCTTATAAATTTATTCTCTCCAAGATCTCATTGTGCCAGAATAGCCAACCAAGTCTACTTGCTGGCTATCTTATCTCTAGCAGTCCACTACTATGGCTCACTGGCCTTGGACAGAGGTGCAAACCAGACATCATACCTCCTGCTCACACCCACTCAAGATTCTCCATGGAAGAACCACCACCCCCCAGAAGTTCCCgtccctcccttctctctacaTGTCATCAGTCCTCCAGCTCCCAGTCTTTTCAACTATCTGGGCCATGCCCACTGCTTAGCTGATTTTGGGgccccacacacccacccaccaagCTCACCTTCCCTACCCTCTATTGCCTTCCCTGTTCAGGGCACAGAGCCCAGGCCTCCTCTTCAACTTTGTCCAGTACAGGAGACTTTGGGTATAGACCCAACTGATTCCACAGATGGGGCCCCAGCATCCTGGCCCATGGTTACACAGAATGTTGCTTCTGCAAGAAGTTCCCTCTGGCCTGGGTTTCATAACTACCCTAGATAAAGGACCACAGCTTCCTTCCTATACCCAGAGGTGGCCAACGGCTACCAGGTTGGAAACCCAGACCGCCTGTGCCCAAACCCCACTTTTTGCCCACCTAATTCCAGGTCCTGCTGGCAGGATGGTCTATGCTGGGGATTTCTTGGGTAAGCAGGTGTACTCCACCCCTCCACTCACCTGCTCCAGAGAGTGCCTCTTGGCTTTCTCCTTCCCCATCTCCCCCAGCTTGAGAACAATTCTACGCGAGTCAGTAATAGATACCTTCCTCCCTTCACGCCATATGCCACTTTCAGGGCTCTAAGCCCCTCACCTGCATCAGCCGCCTCAACTGCAGCAGCACCACGGGGGTCTGGCGGGAAGAAACCCCAGGATCCGCCTCTACACCTGGAGCCCTAGGTTTCCTCGCAAGCTTAACCAGTTCAGTGCCGGCCCCACCCACCGTGGGCGGGGCGAACCTTCGGGTCCTCAGAGGGAGGGGCCGCACTGTCCCAGGTGCTGCGAATTCCCCCCGCTCCTGGTGGATCACAGGCAGTGGATATTTTTAGTGATGGGGGCCTCGAAAGCTTCGATTCTATGAGTGGGTGTGGCTCGGCATGCTCTTAGACGGAACAGCCGACGCAGGGAGGGTGTGAGGGGCGGCATGGCCACTTGGGGACCGCAGGCGCAGGGAGGACAGGCAACgcgtgggggggaggggaagagggaggtacTGACATGTTAATGCCGGGCTCCGGGATATTCCGCGTTCTCCCTCCGCACGGCTCGGTATCTCGCTCTCTGGCACAGACTCCTGGGTCCTCCCGCGCTGGCCCC is from Castor canadensis chromosome 17, mCasCan1.hap1v2, whole genome shotgun sequence and encodes:
- the Naa80 gene encoding LOW QUALITY PROTEIN: N-alpha-acetyltransferase 80 (The sequence of the model RefSeq protein was modified relative to this genomic sequence to represent the inferred CDS: substituted 1 base at 1 genomic stop codon), translated to MCRQELTLSPGPAKLSPTLDPAHWMEQILSTSPAKLTLDPAHQPELSLSPRLAELTLDSTYHXEMNLSPGPAELTLDPERQAKEIPAPNLAELTLEPVHCRPELLDACADLINDQWPRSRASRLHSLGQSSDAFPLCLMLLSSHPTPEAAPIVVGHARLSRVLDRPQSLLVETVVVARALRGRGFGRRLMEGLEVFARARGFRRLHLTTHDQLHFYTHLGYQLGEPVQGLVFTSQRLPTTLLRAFPKAPCPRPPCKAPSFTAQPATKDHKGPPLPPPPPLPLLLTTSPPPPLGPLPQSLLETQFQDLRGCPIFWMEKDI